The DNA sequence CATCGCTAATTGgcgcagcagcagcggcatTATTACCCAATGGCCAGATGAACTCTAGGCtattcccttcttctctcccttcagAGGCAGTATTGCCAAGTCCGGTAAGAAGCGCTGACCCCGGACCTGCCCCACTTGGATCTGCACCTCCACTCACCGACCGGCTGGCTCCTACCCCTCCAAAGATCTCGTCCAACAAATTCTTCTCGTCAAGAGGTACACCCAGCTCTGCCAGTTGTTGTCGTTGTCTCTCTAAGAGTATGCGTTGCTGACGCTGGTGATTCTGCTGGAGTTGGAACTCGGCATAACGAGCGAGGAGATTTTGATCCCATTGAATAGGCTGTCCCCCAGGCATCTGCGTTGGAAGGCCGGGTTGAGGAGGCCCACCGGGATGAGACCCTGGGCCCTGAGCACCGTAGTATGGTGAAGGCTGAGGTGCGTCAGCAAATGGTTGACGAGGTAGATATGACGCTTGCATCCCCAAAAGAGACTTGGGGTAACCAAGATAACCGGGATGACCGTTAGGATTGTGAGGATAGGAAGGATGAACACCGAGCTGTGGGACACCTAAAGATGCTTGCATCGGAGCAGCGGCAAGAGAGTTGGTCATTGGGTATGGAATGGTGTCTGATGGGTGACGATGGATTGTGGGAGTTGTAAGCGGTGTttgggaggatgaagcgGCAGGAGCTAGAAATTCGGCGTGAGGAGATCGATGACGAGATGCAAAGCGTTCGAATGATGGTTGAGAGGCGTGCATACTGAGTGCGTATTGTAATCCATCGAGAGATTGTCTTGATGCCTGAAGATAAAGTCAGAACTATGAATGTTATACATCAGAGCACACTTACGTGGGGCACGTCATCAGCCaactcgtcctcttccctcaaaCTACTCATACgcttcccattcccatgtTCTGCATTTGACCGTCGTCTGggcttctcttcttcttcactatCAGACTCGCCTCCACTCATGATCTCATCGATGAaactcctcttctcgcttGGTTCACTTTTACGTCGCTGTTTCTTGTCCtgtcttttcctcttcctgtcTTCACCTGGCCGTACTGTTCGGTGCTTGAACGtttccttccctttgaGACTCCTAGTAGGAGGAGGGTTGCCGTTTGCCGCAGCCGCCGCCTTGCTTTTGGACGCAGAGCCTCTCCTTGAagtatcatcatcttcatcatcatcatcatcctctcccgccAGCGCCATTGCTGCAAACTCTGCCGCCCGTCTCCTCTCAATCATCCCTTCATACTATTATCTCATCAGCCTCCTTTCTCACCCAACGAAACGATATCCTCTGGTAGCTTACATCGTGATACCTGTCTATCTCACTATCCAGCTCCTTGCTTGAGAATTCGAACGCCTTGCCGGCCGCAGAAAATATGATGATCGACACATCTGCGGCACAAAGTACCGATAATTCCCaggccttcttcatcaaaccTGCTTTCCTCTATTTCGCGGTCAGTATATACTCTGGAGCATTacggatgatgatagtCCATGTTTGAATGGTGGACCAACCTTGAGAAAGGTAACATTTCTGTTACGCTCGTCCTGAGGATGACCTATTagccccttttttttcttagGCGCAAGTTCTGCTCTTCGGCAGAAAACGTACAGTGAGCGGGCGAATTTCaatctttttccttcccataACCTGTCTCGTATGCTTGTGTATGATGTGAGGTATTCGAAGTAAGGTGAAAGGAGAATAAGATGAAGGGTTAGATCTCTTTTGTCGGCCTGTGTCCGTCTTTCGCCGAAGATGCGTGCTGTGGCGCCGAAATGAAAGATACTTGTATGGCCGCTTGAGATGAGGTATATGTTGTCTCTCACTGGAGGTGCCTCTGACAGCAGATCATTTATCTGTACGGCAAATGACGAGAATGGATGGGAAAAAAGATGTCAATATTTCGCGAGTTGCACAGTCAATGCTCTACAGCAGAAGATGCCTGTCAGGGCAGGGATCGATTCCGGAGGCGGTGGGCCCCGGCTCAAAATAGCCACCGGCGCTTTTTCTAATCGGCCACGTCCGAAGTGGTATTGCCGATTAGATTAACTCTTAACAATTTGGTAATGCTTCTTGTATTCGCCAGCTTTCCTTCGCTTCTACCTTGAGCATGGACATTTATATCAAGTCGGCCCTTATACGTAGCTTCGGACATTCTCCAAGTGAATCTATGCTTCCTACAGTGGCACTTCCGTTTGGGAGCGGTCAAGAAGAGACGACCCAGATTCAAGTTTTGCAGATAATAGAGTTAATTATTTACAACAACTCTAGAGTACGACGACAGCGCAGCAAGAGCACGACATAAAAATCATTTAGTTTCTTTGTACATATCGGGTTCATGCTTGTTTCCGTTGTTTGGCGGATGAATACAATAGTTGTCAGCTCAGTGTAACCTTATATTTTGTTGATTTACTTGTCATGAAACATCATATATCGTTGTTGTTAGCCACACGTATCCTTAGATGTAAAACCTTTCAAATTATTCACAAGATGAAGCACAGATCGCCTAGGTACATCGCTTATCATACTAAGCGGTTAGGACTTAAATTGCTGAATCTTGGGCAATGATA is a window from the Cryptococcus neoformans var. neoformans JEC21 chromosome 2 sequence genome containing:
- a CDS encoding transcriptional activator, putative encodes the protein MGRKKIEIRPLTDERNRNVTFLKRKAGLMKKAWELSVLCAADVSIIIFSAAGKAFEFSSKELDSEIDRYHDYEGMIERRRAAEFAAMALAGEDDDDDEDDDTSRRGSASKSKAAAAANGNPPPTRSLKGKETFKHRTVRPGEDRKRKRQDKKQRRKSEPSEKRSFIDEIMSGGESDSEEEEKPRRRSNAEHGNGKRMSSLREEDELADDVPHASRQSLDGLQYALSMHASQPSFERFASRHRSPHAEFLAPAASSSQTPLTTPTIHRHPSDTIPYPMTNSLAAAPMQASLGVPQLGVHPSYPHNPNGHPGYLGYPKSLLGMQASYLPRQPFADAPQPSPYYGAQGPGSHPGGPPQPGLPTQMPGGQPIQWDQNLLARYAEFQLQQNHQRQQRILLERQRQQLAELGVPLDEKNLLDEIFGGVGASRSVSGGADPSGAGPGSALLTGLGNTASEGREEGNSLEFIWPLGNNAAAAAPISDEDRNDVSSRSVISAGHHQAAYGYGKPHVQQQKTGWGFDGAGFESMEEVASGSGVGLPSPVSAGAGGGRK